The Leptospira terpstrae serovar Hualin str. LT 11-33 = ATCC 700639 nucleotide sequence GCAGGGTAGTTGGAGGCATTGGAACAGATCATATATTTGGATTCGTTGAATTTATAGACAGTGATGTCGTCAACAAGCCCACCATCTTCATTGACCACAGCATTGTACTGCACTTGGCCTGTTTTCATACTGGCAATGGTGTTGCATGTGACTGATTCTAAAAAATTGAGAAGATCTTCTTCTTTTCCGGTCACAAAAATTTCGCCCATATGCGAAACATCAAATAGTCCCGCAGCCGATCTTGTGGCTAAATGTTCTTGGATGATCCCAGTATATTGAACAGGCATGTCCCATCCGCCAAAAGGAACCATCTTGGCTCCCATTTCTTTATGAATTGTGTGTAAAGGGGTTTGTTTTAGTTCCACGGCTTTCTCTCGATCAGACTCTGGAACCATTGAAAAATGGTTTCATGGATATGGAATTGAATTTTTTCTAAGATATTATGTTAAGAGAAGTCTATCGCATCGAAAAAACCGGATCTATTGATCACCTCCATCGGAAAAAAGAACTCTTAAGACCACCGGAAGGTGATGAAGTTACCATAGAAGTGAAAGCGATTGGCCTTAACTTCGCTGATGTATTTTCGATTTATGGTTTGTACTCAGCAACTCCTAAAGGAAGTTTCATTCCTGGTTTAGAATTTGCAGGAAAAATCGTTAAAATAGGCCCAAATGTTAAGGATTTTGAGGTCGGAGATTCAGTGTTTGGTGCAACAAGGTTCGGTGCATACACAACTCATCTTAACATTTCAGAAAAAACAGTTTTTGCTCTTCCTAAAGGTTGGTCGATGCAAGATGGTGCAGCATTTGTTGTACAAGCACTCACTGCATACTATGCTCTTGTTCCACTCGGACAAGTGAAAGAAGGAGATCATGTCCTAATCCATAGTGCTGCAGGTGGTGTAGGTATCATGGCAGGACACATTGCGAAGAAAAAAAAAGCAATCCCAATCGGACTTGTAGGTGATTCCGTTAAGTTTTCGATCTTAAAAGAGGTTGGTTATGATTATTTTCTCACAAGGTCTCCTAATTTTAAACAAGAGATGAAGAAAATATTATCAGAACATCCATTAAAAATAGTTTTAGAATGTTTAGGTGGTCGTTATTTTCACGACAGTTATGATCTTATGGCACCAATGGGAAGACTTGTTACTTATGGTAGTGCGAACTTCACACCATCACATTCATTCCGAAATTGGCTTTCAATCGCATATTCTTACCTCTCACGACCAAAAATTGATCCATTATCCATGATTTCAGACAATAAATCAGTGATGGGATTCAATTTAATATGGTTGTGGAATGAAATTGATGAATTACGAAAACATTTTTCCGATTTAATGATGTTATCATTACCAAAACAAACCATCGGACATGAGTTTGCGTTCGAAAAAATACACGATGCACTCCGTACATTTCAATCGGGACAAACAATTGGTAAGATAGTTATCAATGTTCCGTAGAATGAGTATTAGTCTGTTTTTTTATTTTGAATAAAAATTCATGCAAAAAATAAAATTTCTTTACATTAAAAATGATATGATTTAATTATGTCGTATCAATTCACTCTCTGTTTGCCAAGGACAGCCGTGTTTTGAAATCAAAAGATAAGGACGATCACAATGGTTGCTAAAAAGAAAGCCGCAAAAAAGAAAGCCGCTAAGAAAAAAGCTGCAAAGAAAAAAGCTAAGAAATAAGCTTAGCCTTAATTCTTCCTTCGATCTATCGAAGTAAGATTTGTGTG carries:
- a CDS encoding synaptic vesicle VAT-1 family membrane protein; the encoded protein is MLREVYRIEKTGSIDHLHRKKELLRPPEGDEVTIEVKAIGLNFADVFSIYGLYSATPKGSFIPGLEFAGKIVKIGPNVKDFEVGDSVFGATRFGAYTTHLNISEKTVFALPKGWSMQDGAAFVVQALTAYYALVPLGQVKEGDHVLIHSAAGGVGIMAGHIAKKKKAIPIGLVGDSVKFSILKEVGYDYFLTRSPNFKQEMKKILSEHPLKIVLECLGGRYFHDSYDLMAPMGRLVTYGSANFTPSHSFRNWLSIAYSYLSRPKIDPLSMISDNKSVMGFNLIWLWNEIDELRKHFSDLMMLSLPKQTIGHEFAFEKIHDALRTFQSGQTIGKIVINVP